The Panicum virgatum strain AP13 chromosome 3N, P.virgatum_v5, whole genome shotgun sequence genome includes the window GTTGGGTTAGTGACAAGAAGGTCATCACCGACAATCTGTACTTGCTCTCCAATTTCTTCAGTCATCTTGGCATAGTGAACCCAGTCATCCTGGTCAAATGGGTCTTCAATCGAGACAATGGGGTACTCACTCACAAATGACTTGTATACGTTCTTCAAGCTGTCTCCAGATATCTTCTGTGAACCATCATTGTTCTAGAGAAACAGAAAATATAATTACAAACTGGAACCAACTCAAGTTCATAAACTATACAAAATGAAAGGAACATTGACAACCTCCTCCTTGAAGTTGAGATCATATGTCTTGTCCTTGTCATTGTAGAATTCAGAGGCAGCAACATCCATCCCAATGACAACCTAGCATTCAGATAGTGACAAGGATCAACAAACCAAAATTTACATTTCGAAACACAATGCTCCCTCTGTTTTGCTATGTTTCTCATGGCCTCGAGAGCTTTCAAATTTTTGTCCATAGAATAGTGTAGTTATTGCAATATTTCCACTTTTGACTCCTAATTAAATGCTCCGAAAGAAGAGAAGTGGTTTCCTTATGTTATTTAATAGAGGTATGGCGGATCATTTCACATCATTTTGTTCTTGGAACCCATATTGTCATGAGTATTGGATCAATTAGAGTAGAGACACGCTAGAGGGCAGGGTCTAGCCCTACTGCTCCGGTGGCTTGGACACGACAGAGGACAGGGTAGGCCCTGCTGCTCCGACGGCTTAAGAGAATTGGGGGATTTAGGATTGATTCTTCTTCCTTCATTGAgtagattgatacatctcctctcttTATATAGAGTGACTTACTTGACCCCTAAGACTTCAAATCTTATCCCTAACAAACCCTAAAGTACTGGCGGCGCTACAGTACCGCGTACTACAGTGCTTGGGCCCATATGGCCAAATAAGCCTAGTTGACCACCCATAACACATATTTCCTTGGTTAGTGTGCATGGTGTGCTATGTGCAAATATAGTGAAACAGACGGAGTAATAATATCAAGCAGACAAACCTTTCCGGTGTATCCTGCCTTCTCAATTGCAGTCTTTAGGAGCTCTAGTCCTTCCTTGTTTTCCTAGAAATCAAGAAAGAGGGAAAATATTAAATCGACTACAACATTAATACTAGTTTCCCATGATTGAAcctaaagaaaaacaaaagttcTCTCATGCCTTCATATCTCCGAGACAACTTGAGGGAAAAGGATGATCCTGCACGTTAAGATCATGGGCTAACCTGAATGTTCGGAGCAAAACCACCCTCATCACCAACATTGGTGGCATCCTGCCCATACTTCTTCTTGATAACAGACTGCAGAAATAACAAAAGATGTATAACTTTGATATAACTGACAGTCTACAAAACAAGACAACCAAATGAGTGAATGACAACATGAAAAAGATGAGAATTGCCTTCAGGTTGTGGTAAACTTCAACACCCATCTTCATAGCCTCCTTGAATGAGGCAGCTCCAGTAGGCAAGATCATGAACTCCTGTATATGTATAGCACATAAATAACACTGCAGGTGAATAAAACAAGATACGGTGTCAAAACTAAGTTGAAAGATTTGCCTGCATAGCAAGCTTGTTTCCAGCATGGGAACCACCATTGATGACATTAAATGCAGGAACAGGCAAAACTAATTGCTTGTTGCCAGCAAGATTGGCAATGTGCTGCAAACAAAACACTCAAATTCATGAGAACATTCATATTTAATAGGAAAATAGATTATAATTAGCATTAATAACTTACAGACCTGGTAAAGAGGAATTTTCTTGATGCTAGCTCCAGCTTTGCAAACAGCTAGTGACACAGCCAAGATGGCATTAGCACCAAGCTGAATACATCAGACAGTAAagcaaaaattaaatatattagGCACCAATTTTGCAAATCAAATGTAAGAATGCTTTCTTATACATGATATCAATCACTCATGTATACCTTTTGCTTGCACCATCCCCACTCATTCTTAGTGCCATCAAGCTGCTGAACCATAAAGTTGTCAATCTCAGTCTGTGTCGTAGGGTCCTGCAGAACAACAGTACAGGTAATTAATAATATACTTAACCTCAAATTATAACAGAACTGGGATAAGAGGACAACAGGGCACAAACCTTGCCAACAAGAGCAGGTCCAATGATAGAGTTCACATTGTTAACAGCCTGAGTCAAGTAAAAGGAATGTAAGTATATAGATAAATATTGCCTAAAAAAGCATATACTTAATCTATTAAGCCAGCAAATGATGTAGCGTCCATCTACCATGATAGTGCAGAAAGATAAGAAAACATTTTGCAGGTGCCACTGATGTTCCAAAATCTACTAAATTTAAGATTAGCTGATTCAACTAGAAACTATGATGGCACACGTTCAGCAAgttgccttatattagttggcAAACACTCTGAGAAGGAATACAAAAACGAAAAGAATGTGTTTTAGTCTAGAAAATGGAAGGGACCATATTATACAGCAAACTGAAGCATGTTCATATAAAGCACGACACTGGTTCTACATTGTCCAGCACACAAAAACTTCAAAGCTCAAGAATCTACAGCTAAGGTATAAAACAGAAACAGCAGCTCATCTTTTAAATAAGCAGAAATGAGGACAGTTGTATCTCACATAAGAAACATAGTAAATTCACCTGCATACATATAACAGGGAACAAATTACAACGAATGACATGCACAATGGGAAAATATTACACTACCTATAAAGGCCTAGACATTTAataacaatgcaactaccaaaccaaTAAAATGAAGGTAAAATAACATGCAAGCTTTGGGGCAAACCTTGGAAACTCCCTTGCCCAGGTAGTCAGATCCACCATCCCGCAACTCCAGAGCTTCATAAACACCTGTAAATTAAATGAGTTAGGCTCTTGAGCTTAGTGCTTTAAACATGGCACAAGATATAATTATAAATGCTACAATAACTGTAAGTTGAGCACATATTGACTATATCCCACCAGTTGATGCACCACTGGGAACAGCAGCACGCGCGAAGGTTCCGTCCGAGCAGCACACATCGACCTGTGGCATAGAAAATGAAGTTAGCTTATCTGATCACACATTTATAAAACAGCAAGTTAAACAAGTAGAATGTACAATCAATAAAGAATCAGATGGGGCGACAATCAGCAGATCGAACAACAAAGTCCTAATAACATGGCATTTGAAACCACAAATGTAAATCGTATGTGTAACCAAATCGACACAACAATCCAGAAAACTGCGAATTCGatttgaataaaaaataataaagatGGACCCCCCGATCTGCAGCCTAACAAGACCTAAGCAGAGTTGAGTCAACAAATTATGCAGAGATTATCTTAAAAGTTGGATAAAATCCAAATCTAGACTAAACCAACGAAGAAATTCTAAACATCGCACTAAGCCGAACGAGTGCAGATCCTACCCAGTAAAATACCCAGCAGTCCATTTATATCCCAATTGGTAAAAATCCCCAAAACCTCGCCAAAACCCCAAGCCACCTCGCACGAGAAAGCGAACTAAATGACTAAATCAACGAAGCCACCACCACAAGCGAGATCGATGGCACCACGGCGCGTCGCTACCACTGCAGATCGGGGGGCAAACGGACTACACGCGCGGGTGGGCACTAAAGAGAGACGGGTAGCGATTCCGGAGGCCGTACCTCAACGGTGGGGTTGCCACGGCTGTCGAAGATCTGGCGCGCCTTCACGGACTGGATCGTCGCCATCGCCGAACGGGTTTCGGGGGAGAACCTCTGGGCTagatcgagcggcggcggcggagaaggcgatGCTGGATTTCGAGAGGGGCTGCTTCGATTCGATCGCAGTGGAGGCGGCTACCCAAGTTTAACATGCAGTCCACCTCTCGGCAAGGCAAATTTTACAAAACAGCCCTCCAATTTGGatgatatcaacccgcagtctaCCCCTCCATACGGCACTTTTTAGAAAACAACCCTTTAATTCGATGacatcaacccgcagtccaaaaACAACCTAACTCACAGGTCACAACCCATCAAAAAGAAACTCACAGATATCAACTCGCAGCGTCTAAGGGTGATTTTAGTTAAGCTTCTCAACCTGTTTTTGCTTTTGCAAAAGTCAACAGCCAAATTCTGCCCCCGCGTCACCCTGAGGGCGACACGTGCGGCGACCCCTCCTCCCCACCCACAGGATCTCGCCTCCTCCACCGTTTGGTCTCTCTCCCTTTCCACCTCTGGCATCACATCGGAGGCTGGAGCAAGTGGGGATCCATCTCTTTCAATAATTTTTAATAGACCAAATTTATATTAGGGTTAGAGTTTCTCCATGCCGCGTTTCGTGGTATGGGAGATTTGTTCCCTCCTCATCTCCGGCAACGGTGAAGAGATAAGGTGGCTTGGGTCTCTCAATGACGGCTCCGATGAAGGAGGTGACGGCATCTACAGTGTCGGCAACTTATTTGGAGTGACGACATGGAGAATTAGGTTTCCGGATGGCACCATCGAGGCGGGGATGGTGCCGTCATCGTGGAATAATTTTCTCCGGCCACTTCTCCATTTTGTCGTGGTTAGATCCAACCACGGTGAAAGGTTGTGAGAATAAGTCTGTCCC containing:
- the LOC120665998 gene encoding enolase 2 produces the protein MATIQSVKARQIFDSRGNPTVEVDVCCSDGTFARAAVPSGASTGVYEALELRDGGSDYLGKGVSKAVNNVNSIIGPALVGKDPTTQTEIDNFMVQQLDGTKNEWGWCKQKLGANAILAVSLAVCKAGASIKKIPLYQHIANLAGNKQLVLPVPAFNVINGGSHAGNKLAMQEFMILPTGAASFKEAMKMGVEVYHNLKSVIKKKYGQDATNVGDEGGFAPNIQENKEGLELLKTAIEKAGYTGKVVIGMDVAASEFYNDKDKTYDLNFKEENNDGSQKISGDSLKNVYKSFVSEYPIVSIEDPFDQDDWVHYAKMTEEIGEQVQIVGDDLLVTNPTRVAKAIKEKSCNALLLKVNQIGSVTESIEAVKMSKHAGWGVMTSHRSGETEDTFIADLAVGLATGQIKTGAPCRSERLAKYNQLLRIEEELGAAAVYAGAKFRTPVEPY